In the Permianibacter fluminis genome, TGCTGCGCAAACAAGGCTGGAGCGAAGTGGTGTTCAAACCGGTGGTCTCGGGCAGCGCCCGGCTGACCTATCGGGTCGGCCTGACCAACGCCGTTGCCATGCAGAGCACGTTTGCCGATTGCGTCGCCAAAGAAAGCATGATGGTGCAGCCATTTTTGCGCAATGTGCTGGAGCAGGGCGAGTTCAGTTTCATCGTCATTGATGGTGTTTGTAGCCATGCGGTGCGCAAAGTGCCGAAAGCCGGCGATTTCCGCGTTCAGGACGATCACGGAGGCACGGTGCTCGCGCACGTCGCGACCGCCGAAGAGATGCAGTTTGCCGAGCGGGCAGTGGCCGCCTGTCCGTCGATGCCGCTGTATGCCCGGGTCGATGCGGTCCGCGATGACAGCGGCGCGCTGCGGTTGATGGAGCTGGAGCTGATCGAACCGGAGCTGTTCCTGCGCTTTCATACTCCGGCGGCCCAGCGGCTGGCGGCGGCGATCGCCCGCGAGCTCGCGCTGCGCTAAGCTGACGGCCCGTTTTTACTGAACTGGCTTTTTCCGGAATGCGCGGTTTTTCGAGCAAGCGCTTTTTTCGAGAAAACTCTTTTTCCACAAAGCGCCTTTTGCCAGAAAACATGGTTTTTTCGTTTGGCACATAGTCCAGCGAGAACCGAGAACTGAGAAATTACATGCGTTATGCCTTTGAAGACCGTGTGCCGGAGCTGATCGGCAGCGAGCATTACCTGGCGCCCAGCGCGGCAATCATCGGCTCGGTGCGGCTGCACCATCAGGTCAGCGTCTGGTTCAATGCCGTGATTCGGGCCGACAATGATGTGATCACCATCGGTGAGCGCTCCAACGTTCAGGACGGTGCCGTGCTGCATACCGATCCCGGTCTGCCGCTGACGGTCGGTGCCGGCGTCACCATCGGCCACAAGGTCATGTTGCACGGCTGCACGATTGGCGATGGTGCCCTGATCGGCATGAACGCCGTGGTCCTGAACGGTGCCCGGATTGGCCGCGAGGTCCTGATCGGCGCCAATACCCTGATCGCCGAAGGCAAGGAGATTCCGGACGGCGTGCTGGTACTGGGGTCTCCGGGCCGGGTTGTGCGAGAACTGACCAGCGAGGAACGGGCCAAACTGGCATGGCCGGCGCAGGTCTACGTTGCTAAAATCGCCCGCTACCTGGCTGGTTGCCGACCTCTGTCTGATTGATGGCGGTCGGGCGCCAGCCGTTCTGTTCGATTCTTCCGCTGCCGCTTGCGCAGCGTCGTCACGAGGTTCTGTCATCCATGAGCACGCCCGCCAACGCCATGCCGACTGCGGCTGAAAAAGAGAAATTCAGCCGCGAGTGGAGCCAGGCCGAATACGCTCGGGCCATGCGCCATTTGCTGAATCAAGGCTATGGTGAAACCCGTTTGCTGCAACCGACCAGCCGGGTGTTGCCGCCCTTGGTCGCGGTCTGGCATTTCGAAGTCAAACTCGACGGCAAGCGCAGCAAGCTGTGGGTGGTGTCGGGTGCCGATCTGCCGGTTGATCACGTGGCTGAAACCGCGGCACCGAACGCCCGCGATGCGCTGCGCCATTTTTACCTGACCTGGCAATTGAAAGCGGCGCAACTGGAGCAGCGTTTGGCCGACAACAAGGTCGACGTCGGCAATCCAGCCTTGCAATCCGACTACATGAACTCGCTGCAACGCGGTTCCGAGCGGCTGTTCCAGGTCGTCAACGAAGATCGCCTGTGGCCGGAATTCCAGCAGGCATAAACCGGCGCCGACGCCAACGCTGGGCGATCGCGACGGCGCTTGCTGTCGTCATCGTCGCGGTGCTGGGTGTTGGGCTCGGTGTTGTGCCTGGTCTCGTGCCGGGTGCCGAGCTTGGCTTGCTAGCGCCTTGGTTTGGCAGCGACTTTTCTCCCGCCGATCAGCTGGGACCCGCCCGGACTTATCGTTTGTCCTGGCACGGACAGGCGGTCGGTCGGCAACAGGAAACGCTGCGGCAATTGCCAACCGGTGAATGGCTGGTGGAGCTGACGCTGACCGTCGAAGCCACGGTGCGCGATGCGCCGCTGCGCTATCAGGAAACCGAGCAAATGCAATTTGCCGCGACGCCGCCGTATCGGTTGCTGCGCGGACAATGGCAGCGCCAGCAAAATGCGCTGCTGGCGAAGGTGCAATATGAGAACGGCGCCAACGAGCTGACCGGCAGTCGCACTATCGCCGAGCAGCACAGTGCGCTGCGGCAACCGGCGCTGGATTTCGGCATGGCCGATTATTACGCCGCCAGTGCGCTGGTTCGGCAGGGCGCCGCAGTCGGTAGCCGTCAGGCACTGAAACGACTCAACAGCGAAACCTTGCAGCTATTTGATGACGAAGTGACCGTACTCGAAACCGGTTCACGCTGGTTTGGCACGCCGTATCGTCTGTCGTGGAAACGCGCCGGTGAGCGCTGGCAGGCCGAATGGTTGTTCAGCGCCGGTGGCATGCCACTGGCAATGAATGTCGGCGATGCGATCCGATTGGAGTTGGCGGATGCCGAGGTGGCGCCAGCGCCTCAGGATCTGTATCTCGGCCGCACCATACACGCCGATCGCGCGCTCGGCCGCGCGCGCGAAGTGGTCAGCCTGCAATTGCGTTGGCCGCAAACGGTCAGCCTGCCGCTGACCAGCAGTCCCGGCCAAACGACGCTGCCCGGCTTTGTTCGCACCGACAATCGCCAGCCCGGTCTGCTGGCGCCGCTGCTGGAATGGCAGGCCGCACTGGCGCCGGAGCCGCGTTATTCCCCGGCGGATGAGCGCTTGCAACTGGTTGCCAAACAACTGGTGCAGGGCGCTGCCGATGATCACGACAAGGTGTCGCGCCTGCTCAATTTTGTCAGCCAGCATTTGCGCCAGCAGGATGTGCTGACCGACCAGACCGCCGCTGATATTTTCCGTAGCCGCCGCGGCGACTGCACCGAATTCAGTCAGCTGTTTGTGGCACTGGCGCGCGCCGCCGCGATGCCGGCGCGCGAAGTCTCGGGGCTGGTATATCTCGGAGATGAAGTGCAGGGTTTTGGTGGCCACAGCTGGGCTGAAGTGATCGTTGACGGTCGTTGGCTGGCGGTCGATCCGATGTGGAATTTGCTGCCGGTTTCCGGCACCCATTTGCGCATGGGCAGCGGTGATGAAGGTGCCTTGGCAGCCGCGCTGGCGCGCCGCGATTTGCAGTTTTCAGTCGAACAGATTTCCTACCGCTGACAGCTGGTGCCGGCGATTGACTCGTTGGCAACAGGCGTGAGCGCAGTTTTCGGCGGGACCGATTTCCTGCCGGTACATTTTCAGGGCGGTATGGGCACGGGATG is a window encoding:
- a CDS encoding DUF4826 family protein — its product is MSTPANAMPTAAEKEKFSREWSQAEYARAMRHLLNQGYGETRLLQPTSRVLPPLVAVWHFEVKLDGKRSKLWVVSGADLPVDHVAETAAPNARDALRHFYLTWQLKAAQLEQRLADNKVDVGNPALQSDYMNSLQRGSERLFQVVNEDRLWPEFQQA
- a CDS encoding gamma carbonic anhydrase family protein produces the protein MRYAFEDRVPELIGSEHYLAPSAAIIGSVRLHHQVSVWFNAVIRADNDVITIGERSNVQDGAVLHTDPGLPLTVGAGVTIGHKVMLHGCTIGDGALIGMNAVVLNGARIGREVLIGANTLIAEGKEIPDGVLVLGSPGRVVRELTSEERAKLAWPAQVYVAKIARYLAGCRPLSD
- a CDS encoding ATP-grasp domain-containing protein; translation: MTATLSRTDSVATRSDPAKSDRQHPVPQQWDVVLLTQREYLAPNLDEPYICQLQLEEALLLKPLRERGLKVTRMSWDDSQQDWSRCRALVFRSTWDYFFRYREFAPWLSAVSEQTRLFNNAALLRWNIDKHYLADLQAAGVPIVETVFIEKGSVAPLATVLRKQGWSEVVFKPVVSGSARLTYRVGLTNAVAMQSTFADCVAKESMMVQPFLRNVLEQGEFSFIVIDGVCSHAVRKVPKAGDFRVQDDHGGTVLAHVATAEEMQFAERAVAACPSMPLYARVDAVRDDSGALRLMELELIEPELFLRFHTPAAQRLAAAIARELALR
- a CDS encoding transglutaminase-like domain-containing protein, with amino-acid sequence MSWHGQAVGRQQETLRQLPTGEWLVELTLTVEATVRDAPLRYQETEQMQFAATPPYRLLRGQWQRQQNALLAKVQYENGANELTGSRTIAEQHSALRQPALDFGMADYYAASALVRQGAAVGSRQALKRLNSETLQLFDDEVTVLETGSRWFGTPYRLSWKRAGERWQAEWLFSAGGMPLAMNVGDAIRLELADAEVAPAPQDLYLGRTIHADRALGRAREVVSLQLRWPQTVSLPLTSSPGQTTLPGFVRTDNRQPGLLAPLLEWQAALAPEPRYSPADERLQLVAKQLVQGAADDHDKVSRLLNFVSQHLRQQDVLTDQTAADIFRSRRGDCTEFSQLFVALARAAAMPAREVSGLVYLGDEVQGFGGHSWAEVIVDGRWLAVDPMWNLLPVSGTHLRMGSGDEGALAAALARRDLQFSVEQISYR